A window from Terriglobales bacterium encodes these proteins:
- a CDS encoding homocysteine S-methyltransferase family protein codes for MSDFLQAVRERVVVYDGAMGTSIQVRQPTPEDYWGKEGCNELLVLSKPEIIRDIHASFLAVGCDVVETDTFGATRIVLAEYGLEMQVGAINQAAARLAREVAQQFSTREKPRFVAGSIGPTTKLPSLGHIGFDEMAAAYLEQASGLIAGGADVLLIETCQDLLQAKAALAGVFDAMRAAGKRLPVTVQVTLEASGTMLLGTEIGAALTTLEPYDIDILGLNCATGPREMNDAVRYLCANAPQQVSVLPNAGLPQNVGGRAVYKLTPQELAEYHKHFVADYGVRVVGGCCGTTPEHLKAVVEAVSRLEPAKREPKPEAAAASAYTSVPLDLNPKPLVVAEEMNTTTRVEKFRNLVRGGQYDEILSQAKRLVAEGSHMLDLCVAIVGEDERAYMSAVLEKIATRVPAPILIDSTEAEVVEEALKRIPGKPLINSINLEDGEKRTSKVLPMAKRYGAGVIALTIDEQGMALTAEKKTAIARRIFELATKKYGLRPQELVFDALTLPISTGQEEYRSAGKETLEAVRRIKHELPEVKTILGVSNISFGLGTYARRVLNSVFTWEAVNYGLDIAIVNYSKIYPLYKIPDVEVELARKLIYADASAGDPLQKYMAHFAGKEQAAPPPVAHAEQLAVEDQLKYCIIQGEKALGNGAQRRTLEQILEQALASYSPLDLVNNVLLDGMRTVGELFGARKMQLPSVLDSASVMKQAVAYLEPRMEKKQGAQKGTLVLATVKGDVHDIGKNLVDIILTNNGYRVVNLGIKQPADAIIAAAQEHRADAIGLSGLLVKSTLEMKYVVQDLERQGLKFPVICGGAALTRKYVEDDLRREYS; via the coding sequence ATGAGTGATTTCCTCCAAGCCGTGCGCGAGCGGGTGGTGGTCTACGACGGGGCCATGGGCACCAGCATCCAGGTGCGCCAGCCGACCCCCGAGGACTACTGGGGCAAGGAGGGCTGCAACGAATTGCTGGTGCTGAGCAAGCCGGAGATCATCCGCGACATCCACGCCAGCTTCCTGGCGGTGGGCTGCGACGTGGTGGAGACCGACACCTTCGGGGCCACGCGCATCGTGCTGGCGGAGTACGGCCTGGAGATGCAGGTGGGGGCCATCAACCAGGCAGCCGCGCGCCTGGCGCGCGAGGTGGCACAGCAGTTCTCCACCCGGGAGAAGCCGCGCTTCGTGGCCGGCTCCATCGGGCCGACCACCAAGCTGCCCTCGCTGGGGCACATCGGCTTCGACGAGATGGCGGCGGCGTATCTGGAGCAGGCCAGCGGGCTGATCGCGGGCGGCGCGGACGTGCTGCTGATCGAGACTTGTCAGGATCTTCTGCAAGCGAAAGCGGCGCTGGCCGGGGTCTTCGACGCCATGCGGGCGGCGGGCAAGCGCCTGCCGGTCACGGTGCAGGTGACGCTGGAGGCTTCGGGCACCATGCTGCTGGGCACCGAGATCGGGGCGGCGCTGACCACGCTGGAGCCCTACGACATCGACATCCTGGGGCTGAACTGCGCCACCGGGCCGCGGGAGATGAACGACGCGGTGCGCTACCTGTGCGCCAACGCGCCGCAGCAGGTGTCGGTGCTGCCCAACGCGGGGCTGCCGCAGAATGTGGGCGGGCGCGCGGTGTACAAGCTGACGCCGCAGGAGCTGGCGGAGTATCACAAGCACTTCGTCGCGGACTACGGGGTACGGGTGGTGGGCGGCTGCTGCGGCACCACCCCCGAGCACCTGAAGGCGGTGGTGGAGGCGGTCTCCCGCCTGGAGCCCGCCAAGCGCGAGCCGAAGCCGGAGGCGGCGGCGGCCAGCGCCTACACCTCAGTGCCGCTCGACCTGAATCCCAAGCCGCTGGTGGTGGCGGAGGAGATGAACACCACCACGCGGGTGGAGAAGTTCCGCAACCTGGTGCGCGGCGGGCAGTACGACGAGATCCTGTCGCAAGCCAAGCGGCTGGTGGCGGAGGGCTCGCACATGCTGGACCTGTGCGTGGCCATCGTGGGCGAGGACGAGCGCGCCTACATGAGCGCGGTGCTGGAGAAGATCGCGACGCGGGTGCCCGCGCCTATCCTCATCGACTCCACCGAGGCGGAGGTGGTGGAGGAAGCGCTGAAGCGCATCCCCGGCAAGCCCCTCATCAACTCCATCAACCTGGAGGACGGGGAGAAGCGGACGTCGAAGGTGCTGCCTATGGCCAAGCGCTACGGAGCGGGGGTCATCGCGCTGACCATCGACGAGCAGGGCATGGCCCTGACCGCGGAGAAGAAGACGGCCATCGCGCGACGCATCTTCGAGCTGGCCACGAAGAAGTACGGCTTGCGGCCGCAGGAGCTGGTGTTCGACGCGCTCACCCTGCCCATCTCCACCGGGCAGGAGGAGTACCGCAGCGCGGGCAAGGAGACGCTGGAGGCGGTGCGGCGCATCAAGCACGAACTGCCGGAGGTGAAGACCATCCTGGGGGTCTCGAACATCAGCTTCGGGCTGGGCACCTACGCGCGGCGGGTGCTGAACTCGGTCTTCACCTGGGAGGCGGTCAACTACGGGCTGGACATCGCCATCGTCAACTACTCCAAGATCTATCCGTTATACAAGATCCCTGATGTAGAGGTTGAACTGGCGCGCAAGCTGATCTATGCCGACGCGAGCGCCGGCGATCCGCTGCAGAAGTACATGGCGCACTTCGCCGGCAAGGAGCAGGCGGCGCCGCCGCCGGTGGCCCACGCCGAGCAACTGGCGGTCGAGGACCAGCTCAAGTACTGCATCATCCAGGGGGAAAAGGCGCTGGGGAACGGGGCGCAGCGGCGGACGCTGGAGCAGATCCTGGAGCAGGCGCTCGCGAGCTACTCGCCGCTCGACCTGGTGAACAACGTGCTTCTGGACGGCATGCGCACGGTGGGCGAACTGTTCGGGGCGCGCAAGATGCAGTTGCCCTCGGTGCTGGACTCGGCCTCGGTGATGAAGCAGGCGGTGGCCTACCTCGAGCCCAGGATGGAGAAGAAGCAGGGAGCGCAGAAGGGCACGCTGGTGCTGGCCACGGTGAAGGGCGACGTGCACGACATCGGCAAGAACCTGGTGGACATCATCCTCACCAACAACGGCTACCGGGTGGTGAACCTGGGAATCAAGCAGCCGGCCGACGCCATCATCGCGGCGGCGCAGGAGCACCGCGCCGACGCCATCGGGCTGAGCGGGCTGCTGGTGAAGTCCACCCTGGAGATGAAGTACGTGGTGCAGGACCTGGAGCGGCAGGGGTTGAAGTTCCCGGTGATCTGCGGGGGCGCCGCGCTGACCCGCAAGTACGTGGAGGACGACCTGCGGCGCGAGTACTC
- the nuoI gene encoding NADH-quinone oxidoreductase subunit NuoI, producing the protein MPVIKDLAGIAKGMSVTLRELFSPTVVENYPDGKGELRGARFEERFRGVHVLQRDENGLEKCVACFLCAAACPSNCIYIEAAENTAEHRISGAERYAKVYNIDYNRCIFCGYCVEACPTDAITHGHAFEIAATEASQLVYRKEQLLSPMPAHQGENAMYPAGVPPTLPEKVF; encoded by the coding sequence ATGCCGGTGATCAAGGACCTGGCGGGCATCGCCAAAGGCATGTCGGTGACGCTGCGAGAATTGTTCTCGCCCACGGTGGTGGAGAACTATCCCGACGGGAAGGGCGAGCTGCGCGGGGCCCGCTTCGAGGAGCGCTTCCGCGGGGTGCACGTGCTGCAGCGCGACGAGAACGGCCTGGAGAAGTGCGTGGCCTGCTTCCTGTGCGCGGCCGCCTGTCCCTCCAACTGCATCTACATCGAGGCGGCGGAGAACACCGCCGAGCACCGCATCTCGGGAGCGGAGCGCTACGCCAAGGTCTACAACATCGACTACAACCGCTGCATCTTCTGCGGCTACTGCGTGGAGGCCTGCCCCACCGACGCCATCACCCACGGGCACGCCTTCGAGATCGCGGCCACCGAGGCCAGCCAGCTGGTCTATCGCAAGGAGCAGTTGCTGTCGCCCATGCCGGCGCACCAGGGAGAGAACGCCATGTACCCGGCGGGCGTGCCGCCGACGCTACCGGAGAAGGTGTTTTGA